The following are encoded together in the Corynebacterium jeikeium genome:
- the mutM gene encoding bifunctional DNA-formamidopyrimidine glycosylase/DNA-(apurinic or apyrimidinic site) lyase, translated as MPELPEVEVVRRGLEEHLVGRRFTDVEVCHPRAVRSGEPEVLVSFLRDATVSAVKRRGKFLWLDFGEDFLLQVHLGMSGQMLVAEPGQVQSPHVRIRAGLSDGRELCFVDQRTFGEWRLEKAVPDPWAVGAGVASPKNFLPQNVSHISADPLEPAFDAQAAVERMKSKRAAVKMVLLNQEVVSGIGNIYADEALFLAGVRPRRSAALLSRPTLHRVLQSAAEVMERALEQGGTSFDSLYVNVNGASGYFSRSLNVYGRGGEACKRCGAPIKRVVVGGRSTHYCATCQK; from the coding sequence GTGCCTGAACTCCCAGAGGTTGAGGTCGTCCGCCGCGGCCTCGAAGAACATCTGGTTGGCCGCCGCTTTACCGACGTCGAGGTTTGTCACCCGCGCGCCGTGCGCTCTGGGGAACCGGAAGTTCTTGTTTCTTTTCTTCGTGACGCCACCGTCTCCGCAGTTAAACGCCGCGGAAAATTCTTGTGGTTGGATTTCGGCGAGGACTTCCTGTTGCAAGTGCACCTGGGCATGAGTGGCCAGATGCTCGTGGCCGAGCCCGGCCAGGTGCAATCCCCGCACGTGCGCATCCGGGCGGGGCTATCCGATGGGCGTGAGCTGTGCTTCGTGGATCAGCGAACCTTCGGCGAGTGGCGGCTGGAAAAGGCCGTGCCGGATCCGTGGGCAGTGGGGGCCGGGGTGGCGTCACCAAAAAATTTTTTACCCCAGAATGTCAGCCACATCAGTGCCGATCCGCTAGAGCCTGCCTTCGACGCGCAGGCTGCGGTGGAGCGGATGAAGTCCAAGCGTGCGGCGGTGAAGATGGTGTTGCTGAACCAGGAGGTCGTCTCCGGGATTGGCAACATCTACGCCGACGAGGCGCTGTTCCTGGCCGGAGTGCGTCCGCGGCGCAGCGCGGCGCTGCTGAGTAGGCCCACCCTGCACCGGGTTCTGCAGTCGGCGGCGGAGGTGATGGAGCGTGCCTTGGAGCAGGGCGGAACCAGCTTCGATTCGCTGTATGTGAACGTCAACGGTGCGTCGGGGTACTTTTCGCGCTCGCTGAACGTCTACGGGCGCGGCGGCGAAGCCTGCAAGAGGTGCGGGGCGCCGATCAAGCGGGTTGTCGTTGGCGGGCGATCGACGCACTATTGCGCGACGTGCCAGAAGTAG
- a CDS encoding alanine/glycine:cation symporter family protein gives METIENFVANTLNENIWKIIPVFLLAAGAYFGIRTLVVQIRMVPDMFRSVKEPAVGKSGENISAFQAFSISAASRVGTGNVVGVAIAITLGGPGAVFWMWVVALVGGATAFVEATLAQLWKTRDKDGYVGGPAYYMTKGLGAKPLALIFGIAITITYGFVYNAVQTNSIAEAAGSSLHSLNPNIAPDATWLKVATGLLVAALTALVIFGGVKRIANATQVIVPLMASAYIVLGVIVLAINISEVPAMFGTIVEHALGIKEIAGATLGAAFMNGMRRGLFSNEAGQGSAPNAAATAAVSHPVKQGLVQTLGVYFDTLVVCTITAFIILLSDPAYGEGVQTANLTQSALSAQVGEWGTHFITIILFFLAFSSVLGNYYLAQANVEYFTKSKTKLNIFRVLVVLCVFGGAIGTVPLVWSLADTFAATMVLINLCAIVPLGGVAIKLLRDFSQQKAAGMDPIFHRDSLPELKNVECWDGTDPECQRREVHNGATA, from the coding sequence ATGGAAACAATTGAAAATTTCGTGGCGAATACGCTGAACGAAAATATTTGGAAGATCATCCCCGTCTTCCTGCTCGCAGCCGGAGCTTACTTCGGCATTCGCACCCTGGTAGTGCAGATCCGCATGGTGCCGGACATGTTCCGCTCGGTGAAGGAACCGGCGGTCGGCAAGAGCGGAGAGAACATCTCCGCATTCCAGGCGTTCAGCATCTCGGCAGCGTCGCGCGTGGGTACAGGCAACGTGGTGGGCGTGGCTATCGCCATCACTCTCGGCGGGCCGGGCGCGGTGTTTTGGATGTGGGTCGTGGCTTTGGTCGGTGGCGCGACCGCATTCGTGGAGGCCACGCTAGCGCAGCTGTGGAAAACCCGCGATAAGGACGGCTACGTGGGCGGCCCGGCCTACTACATGACCAAGGGGCTGGGCGCGAAGCCGCTGGCTCTGATCTTCGGCATCGCCATCACCATCACCTACGGCTTTGTGTACAACGCCGTGCAGACTAACTCCATCGCGGAGGCTGCGGGCTCGTCCCTGCACTCCCTGAACCCCAACATTGCGCCCGACGCCACCTGGCTGAAGGTCGCTACGGGCCTGCTGGTGGCCGCACTGACCGCACTGGTGATCTTCGGCGGCGTGAAGCGCATCGCTAATGCCACCCAGGTGATCGTCCCGCTCATGGCCAGTGCCTACATCGTGTTGGGTGTGATCGTTCTGGCCATCAACATCAGCGAGGTTCCGGCGATGTTCGGCACCATCGTGGAGCACGCCCTGGGCATCAAGGAGATCGCCGGTGCCACCCTGGGTGCGGCGTTCATGAACGGCATGCGCCGTGGTCTGTTCTCCAACGAGGCCGGCCAGGGCTCTGCACCGAACGCCGCCGCCACCGCGGCAGTATCGCACCCGGTCAAGCAGGGCCTGGTGCAGACCCTGGGCGTGTATTTCGACACGCTGGTGGTTTGTACCATCACGGCCTTCATCATCCTGCTCTCCGATCCGGCTTATGGTGAAGGCGTGCAGACTGCCAACCTGACCCAGAGCGCGCTGTCGGCTCAGGTGGGCGAGTGGGGCACTCACTTCATCACGATCATTCTGTTCTTCCTGGCGTTCTCCTCCGTGCTGGGCAACTACTACCTGGCTCAGGCGAACGTGGAGTACTTCACCAAGTCCAAGACCAAGCTGAACATTTTCCGCGTGCTCGTCGTGCTCTGCGTGTTCGGCGGCGCCATCGGTACCGTCCCACTGGTGTGGTCTCTGGCCGACACCTTCGCCGCGACGATGGTTCTGATCAACCTCTGCGCCATCGTCCCGCTGGGCGGGGTGGCCATCAAGCTGCTGCGGGACTTCTCCCAGCAGAAGGCCGCGGGCATGGATCCGATCTTCCACCGCGACAGCCTGCCGGAGTTGAAGAACGTCGAGTGCTGGGATGGCACGGACCCGGAGTGCCAGCGCCGTGAGGTTCACAACGGCGCAACCGCCTAA
- a CDS encoding DivIVA domain-containing protein yields MYKTFQGMDDLQQMVEQAYGVPMTSNCMVPRREVLDILDEMRNAIPIEMDDAQDVLDHREDIIADAQDQADATISSANSEADAIVQDAQERANQILQEAQDRATNTVAQAEDQADRLVSDARREYETVTSRAADEAERLVSEGNASYQRSVDEGLAEQRRLVSDSEVVRNAEAEANRIIESAHADSDRLRTECDRYVDSTLAEFEDTLTTTLRTVNRDRSALRKGAGASGYQNGTAGYQNDSDPRGYRQQR; encoded by the coding sequence ATGTACAAGACATTCCAGGGTATGGATGACCTACAGCAAATGGTGGAGCAGGCCTATGGCGTGCCCATGACCTCCAACTGCATGGTTCCGCGGCGCGAGGTGCTAGACATCCTCGACGAGATGCGCAACGCGATCCCCATCGAGATGGATGACGCGCAGGACGTCCTCGACCACCGCGAGGACATTATTGCCGACGCTCAGGACCAGGCTGACGCTACAATTTCCAGCGCAAATTCCGAGGCCGACGCGATCGTGCAGGACGCGCAGGAGCGCGCCAACCAGATCCTCCAGGAAGCCCAGGATCGTGCGACCAACACCGTCGCCCAGGCCGAGGACCAGGCAGATCGCCTGGTCAGCGATGCCCGTCGCGAGTATGAGACGGTTACCAGCCGCGCCGCCGACGAAGCCGAGCGTCTGGTCAGCGAAGGTAACGCCAGCTACCAGCGCTCCGTTGACGAAGGCCTGGCCGAGCAGCGCCGCCTCGTTTCCGATTCCGAGGTCGTCCGCAACGCCGAGGCCGAGGCCAACCGCATCATCGAATCCGCCCACGCGGACTCCGACCGACTGCGCACCGAGTGCGACCGCTACGTTGACTCCACCCTGGCCGAGTTCGAGGACACCCTCACCACCACGCTGCGCACCGTCAACCGCGACCGGTCCGCCTTGCGCAAGGGTGCCGGTGCTTCCGGATACCAGAACGGCACTGCCGGATACCAGAACGATTCCGACCCCCGCGGTTACCGTCAGCAGCGATAG
- the coaD gene encoding pantetheine-phosphate adenylyltransferase codes for MRVVCPGSFDPITLGHLDIFTRAAANWEEVVVLVTYNPNKNGLFTAEERVELIEKSIAAIPNGPKNITVDTWDKLLVDYLNENNIQAMVKGLRSSLDYEYELPMAQMNQRLSGAETYFLLTSPEYGYVSSTLCKEVAKYGGDVSGLLPEPVVAAVEEKFRG; via the coding sequence ATGCGAGTAGTTTGCCCCGGATCTTTCGACCCCATCACACTGGGCCATTTGGATATCTTCACCCGCGCCGCTGCCAACTGGGAGGAGGTCGTGGTTCTGGTGACCTATAACCCGAACAAGAACGGCCTGTTCACGGCTGAGGAGCGAGTCGAGCTGATCGAAAAGTCCATCGCTGCCATCCCCAATGGGCCGAAAAACATCACGGTCGATACGTGGGACAAGCTGCTGGTGGATTACCTGAATGAGAACAATATTCAGGCGATGGTCAAGGGGCTGCGCAGCTCCCTGGATTACGAATATGAGCTGCCGATGGCACAGATGAATCAGCGCCTGTCGGGTGCGGAGACGTACTTCCTGCTGACCTCCCCGGAGTACGGGTATGTGTCTTCCACCCTGTGCAAGGAGGTAGCTAAGTACGGCGGGGACGTCTCCGGGCTGCTGCCGGAGCCGGTAGTCGCGGCGGTGGAGGAGAAGTTCCGCGGCTAG
- a CDS encoding uracil-DNA glycosylase, giving the protein MSSVRKQAHQLIERIHPAWYLPGLQSVLEGALAEGQQARILPAPEKILRAFEADPTQVKVLIVGQDPYPTPGHSVGLAFSAELPQGEPLPKSLKNIYTEYADDLGLPAPTSGDLSPWAGRGVLLLNRVLTVQAGNAGSHRGCGWEAITEAAVRQVAANPHFAAILWGKQAQQLAPLIGAERCVMSPHPSPLSAYRGFFGSHPFSRANAILEASGGARVDWRL; this is encoded by the coding sequence ATGAGTTCCGTACGTAAGCAAGCACACCAGCTGATCGAGCGGATCCACCCGGCGTGGTATCTGCCGGGGCTGCAGTCGGTGCTGGAGGGCGCACTGGCTGAGGGGCAGCAGGCGCGGATCCTGCCCGCGCCAGAAAAAATTTTGCGGGCCTTCGAGGCCGACCCCACGCAGGTGAAAGTGCTGATCGTCGGGCAAGACCCTTACCCCACGCCCGGGCACTCGGTGGGGTTGGCGTTTTCCGCGGAGCTTCCCCAAGGCGAACCGCTGCCGAAGTCGCTGAAGAATATCTACACCGAGTATGCAGATGACCTCGGCTTACCGGCCCCCACCAGCGGGGATCTTTCTCCGTGGGCCGGTCGCGGGGTGCTGCTGCTCAACCGCGTGCTCACCGTCCAGGCGGGGAACGCGGGCAGCCATCGTGGGTGCGGCTGGGAGGCCATCACCGAAGCTGCCGTCCGCCAAGTCGCCGCCAACCCGCACTTCGCCGCGATCCTGTGGGGCAAGCAGGCCCAGCAGCTGGCACCGCTCATCGGCGCGGAGCGCTGCGTGATGTCCCCGCATCCCTCGCCGCTGTCGGCCTACCGTGGCTTCTTCGGTTCGCACCCTTTCAGCAGGGCAAACGCGATCCTGGAGGCATCCGGCGGCGCGCGCGTCGACTGGCGGCTCTAG
- a CDS encoding acetyl-CoA carboxylase biotin carboxyl carrier protein subunit produces MEICAPFAGVVHFLVADGETVNTGDALCTVESLKLEAPVLAPGPGVVRRTNSQDYVDVHGGDVILWVEAQKDKHQ; encoded by the coding sequence ATGGAAATCTGTGCCCCATTCGCGGGAGTTGTGCACTTCCTCGTCGCCGACGGAGAAACCGTAAACACCGGCGACGCGCTGTGCACGGTGGAATCGCTGAAGTTGGAAGCGCCCGTCCTCGCGCCGGGGCCAGGGGTGGTACGCAGGACGAACTCTCAGGACTATGTGGATGTGCATGGAGGAGACGTGATCCTGTGGGTCGAGGCCCAAAAAGACAAGCACCAATAA
- a CDS encoding RsmD family RNA methyltransferase, whose translation MTRIISGTARGRSIKVPSEGTRPTSDRAREGLFSSLQVRFGFVDEVVLDLFAGSGALGLEAASRGAKEVTLVDNSDAAVKVIKDNARVVPEAKVQVVEAKASSFLAGAPRNHYTMVLADPPYELADEAVAEMVEALIPVLTSDAVVVVERNSASPETAWPEGFEPTGQKLKKRTYGIARFDMAIWRGEG comes from the coding sequence ATGACACGCATCATTTCCGGAACCGCCCGCGGCCGCAGCATTAAGGTGCCCAGCGAAGGGACCCGCCCCACCTCGGATCGCGCCCGCGAGGGACTGTTCTCCTCCCTGCAGGTCCGCTTCGGCTTCGTCGACGAGGTAGTGCTGGACCTCTTCGCCGGCTCGGGTGCCCTCGGGCTGGAGGCCGCCAGCCGCGGAGCCAAGGAGGTCACCTTGGTGGATAACAGCGACGCGGCGGTCAAGGTAATCAAGGACAACGCGCGTGTGGTGCCCGAGGCGAAAGTGCAGGTAGTGGAGGCGAAGGCGTCATCCTTCCTGGCCGGTGCCCCACGCAACCACTACACGATGGTGCTGGCTGACCCACCCTACGAGCTAGCCGACGAGGCTGTCGCCGAGATGGTGGAGGCGCTGATTCCTGTTCTTACTAGTGACGCCGTCGTGGTGGTCGAGCGCAATAGTGCCTCACCCGAAACCGCGTGGCCGGAGGGCTTCGAGCCGACCGGACAGAAGCTAAAGAAGCGCACGTACGGAATCGCCCGGTTCGACATGGCGATTTGGCGGGGCGAGGGTTAG
- the rnc gene encoding ribonuclease III, whose product MARKRRLTGEAALNAAYGKSDHAPLLEAWGVDLPDDLLRLALTHRSFANENGHLPNNERLEFLGDAVLGLAVAEQLYRQFPERAESDISKMRSGVVNMYALADVARHLGMGDYILLGRGEMLTGGKDKHSILADSVESMLGAIYLHHGFDVARATVLRLFAEKITEAPTTGLTMDWKTVLLEKLSDMKLPLPTYEVRGEGPEHDKTFYATVTIEDLVTHGEGHTKKVAEHAAAKQAVQKLNERA is encoded by the coding sequence ATGGCTCGTAAACGCCGACTGACCGGCGAGGCCGCGCTCAACGCCGCCTATGGCAAGTCCGACCACGCACCGCTGCTGGAAGCGTGGGGCGTGGACCTGCCCGACGACCTGCTGCGACTGGCGCTGACCCACCGCTCCTTCGCCAACGAAAACGGCCACCTGCCGAACAACGAGCGCCTGGAGTTCCTGGGGGACGCAGTGCTGGGCCTGGCCGTCGCAGAGCAGCTGTACCGCCAGTTCCCGGAGCGCGCGGAATCCGACATTTCTAAGATGCGCTCCGGCGTGGTGAATATGTACGCATTGGCGGATGTCGCACGTCACCTCGGCATGGGCGACTACATCCTGCTCGGCCGCGGCGAGATGCTGACCGGCGGTAAAGACAAGCACTCCATCCTGGCGGACTCGGTGGAGTCCATGCTCGGCGCGATCTACCTGCACCACGGCTTCGACGTTGCCCGCGCCACGGTGCTGCGCCTGTTCGCCGAGAAGATCACCGAGGCTCCCACCACCGGCCTGACGATGGACTGGAAGACCGTGCTGCTGGAGAAGCTCTCCGACATGAAGCTGCCCCTGCCCACCTACGAGGTCCGCGGCGAAGGCCCGGAGCACGACAAGACCTTCTATGCCACCGTCACCATCGAGGATCTGGTGACCCACGGAGAGGGCCACACCAAGAAGGTCGCCGAGCACGCCGCTGCTAAGCAGGCCGTGCAGAAGCTCAACGAGCGTGCCTGA
- a CDS encoding GtrA family protein, with the protein MELPALTRKLVIFTLVGVVGACFDFGTRTLLLNLGVIGFVARACSYIVGSTVAYYLNSFFTFQGDRSGTEKARAAVVYTICFLTAVVVDALMRNWGTDLPHILFWSWFVSQAVATVLNFVLQNTWVFRAQEAA; encoded by the coding sequence ATGGAACTGCCCGCGCTAACCAGGAAACTCGTAATCTTCACGCTCGTCGGCGTGGTAGGGGCGTGCTTTGACTTCGGTACGAGGACGCTGCTGCTCAATCTCGGAGTCATTGGCTTCGTCGCGCGCGCTTGCAGTTACATTGTGGGAAGCACGGTTGCCTACTACCTCAACAGCTTCTTCACGTTCCAGGGGGATCGTTCGGGAACTGAGAAGGCTCGCGCCGCGGTGGTTTACACCATTTGTTTCTTAACAGCGGTTGTCGTCGATGCTTTGATGCGGAACTGGGGAACTGACTTGCCACACATACTGTTCTGGTCGTGGTTCGTCTCCCAGGCCGTCGCTACAGTTCTCAACTTCGTGTTGCAAAACACTTGGGTGTTTAGGGCGCAGGAAGCTGCTTAG
- a CDS encoding YceD family protein, with product MSNPFVLAVGDIPTGLSEPVDAQGASPVPWGGNMLGVAEGAPVEVHGTLANLGEAIMANLQVSGEAKGTCSRCLQELSTTLEYSISDVFGLTPDFITDDSAEGDDAEDEEEPLLVQDNAIDITQLVIDEAGLNAPFSPVCADYGAECREETPAPDGISEEVEEEDRPDPRWAGLEKFKNL from the coding sequence ATGAGTAACCCCTTCGTTCTTGCAGTCGGCGACATCCCTACTGGACTCAGCGAGCCGGTCGATGCCCAAGGGGCGTCACCCGTACCGTGGGGCGGCAATATGCTGGGCGTGGCAGAGGGCGCACCCGTCGAAGTTCATGGAACCCTGGCGAACTTGGGCGAGGCAATTATGGCCAACCTGCAGGTCAGCGGCGAGGCCAAGGGAACGTGCTCCCGCTGCCTGCAGGAGCTTTCCACCACCCTGGAGTACTCCATCAGCGACGTTTTCGGCCTGACCCCGGACTTCATCACCGATGACAGTGCCGAGGGCGACGATGCAGAGGACGAGGAAGAGCCGCTGCTGGTGCAAGATAACGCCATCGACATCACCCAGCTTGTCATCGATGAGGCTGGCCTGAATGCCCCGTTCAGCCCCGTGTGCGCTGACTACGGTGCTGAGTGCCGAGAGGAAACCCCGGCTCCGGACGGCATCAGTGAGGAAGTCGAGGAAGAGGACCGCCCGGACCCACGTTGGGCCGGCCTGGAGAAGTTCAAGAACCTCTAA
- a CDS encoding DAK2 domain-containing protein, with protein MAEAQPVEQAPAQLDARVVAQWARLSASRLREQSQAINALNVFPIPDSDTGSNMAHTMTTAVSAVDALEEGASLPEVTIALATGAVRGARGNSGLVLSQVMRALAEAASQGHIDGPAVADTLSQSVGFVRTAISTPVEGTVISVLDAAATAAHEAEPNLADVATRALHAAEEALANTPNQLPVLAEAGVVDAGGQGLVVILQALVDVLDGAGLVDDAPTPDHDRTQQEVEVMFFFEGNLDTLRELLEAHGNSVIVGPLAPESGTAHVHTNRAGEVIEKAFALGTVTDLRIEVLPADGEASHPGIQGTPAPTTGEPKAEDQGPFIVALTPTGGVARLFEAAGAVAVASPNNKTLGEAVQGLGAGPIAVLTNGQDVAALQGLDGAREVDIIDTKSLVGGLAALAVNDPTVDWDDNVEEMIDAVEAQRFATCPPDTMVDTLSTMLADGGELVTLLWSAPATDQATIEGLKATFAELYPDVQIDDHHIELQGNDHDPCLVQIGVE; from the coding sequence GTGGCTGAAGCGCAACCGGTGGAGCAGGCGCCCGCTCAGCTCGACGCGCGCGTTGTCGCCCAGTGGGCGCGCCTCTCGGCCAGCCGGCTGCGCGAGCAGAGCCAGGCGATTAACGCCCTGAACGTCTTCCCCATCCCGGATTCCGATACCGGCTCCAACATGGCGCACACCATGACCACCGCAGTCTCTGCGGTCGATGCTCTGGAGGAAGGCGCCAGCCTCCCCGAGGTCACCATCGCCCTGGCCACCGGCGCAGTTCGTGGCGCCCGCGGAAACTCCGGCCTGGTGCTCAGCCAGGTGATGCGCGCTCTCGCCGAGGCGGCCTCGCAGGGTCACATCGACGGCCCAGCTGTGGCGGATACTCTCTCGCAGTCGGTGGGCTTTGTCCGCACCGCAATCTCCACGCCCGTCGAGGGCACCGTCATCAGCGTGCTCGATGCTGCCGCCACCGCCGCCCACGAAGCCGAGCCGAACCTCGCGGACGTCGCCACCCGCGCCCTCCACGCCGCCGAGGAAGCCCTGGCCAACACCCCCAACCAGCTGCCCGTCCTCGCCGAAGCGGGGGTTGTGGACGCAGGCGGCCAGGGCCTGGTGGTGATCCTGCAGGCCCTGGTCGATGTTCTGGACGGTGCGGGTCTCGTTGATGACGCCCCCACGCCCGACCACGACCGAACCCAGCAAGAAGTCGAAGTGATGTTCTTCTTCGAGGGGAATCTGGATACCCTGCGGGAGCTGCTGGAGGCTCACGGCAACTCGGTGATCGTAGGACCACTGGCCCCGGAGTCAGGCACCGCGCACGTACACACCAACCGAGCCGGCGAGGTCATCGAGAAGGCCTTCGCCCTTGGAACTGTCACCGACTTGCGCATCGAGGTTCTGCCGGCCGACGGGGAAGCCAGCCACCCCGGAATTCAGGGCACGCCTGCTCCGACGACCGGTGAGCCTAAGGCGGAAGACCAGGGGCCGTTCATCGTGGCGCTCACGCCCACCGGCGGAGTCGCGCGACTTTTCGAGGCTGCGGGGGCAGTGGCGGTGGCGTCACCAAACAATAAAACCCTGGGCGAAGCAGTGCAGGGGCTGGGCGCAGGGCCGATAGCCGTGCTGACCAACGGACAGGATGTCGCCGCGCTGCAGGGGCTGGACGGGGCGCGGGAAGTCGACATTATCGACACGAAATCGCTGGTTGGTGGGTTAGCGGCACTAGCGGTGAACGACCCCACCGTGGACTGGGACGACAACGTCGAAGAAATGATCGACGCGGTCGAAGCTCAGCGTTTCGCCACCTGTCCGCCCGACACGATGGTCGATACCCTCAGCACCATGCTGGCCGACGGCGGCGAACTCGTGACCCTGCTGTGGAGCGCCCCGGCAACCGACCAGGCCACCATCGAAGGGCTGAAGGCCACCTTCGCCGAGCTGTACCCGGACGTGCAGATCGACGACCACCACATCGAGCTGCAAGGCAACGACCACGACCCGTGCCTGGTGCAGATCGGGGTGGAGTAA
- a CDS encoding ATP-dependent DNA helicase RecG — translation MLGWQDSRPLSVAISNDRAKRLADKPGIKTIADAVLNFPVTYARLGSPQGLDELRVGEKYTCAGEILSVGEKDNHSGRGPRKFLAFTFTDGVRTFRSALFGNVAYHRKRIKRGSMMLLHGKLSEFNGQWELKNPSYVSILPALDAEFGMFGPLKTIVDVMGSETAAQELLAKPWMAGYKRRPGTSTAEMLGVMDHVLRVMDDPGEFLPLPRRNPGAPAWPTDEKGRPLISFADALRHIHQPSEAGPEPARRRLKFNEALELQLVMALRRNDATKRTGMALAPGENVEKLIAGLPFDLSAGQKMALEDIGSRLGGTTPANLLLHGEVGSGKTMVALISMLWAVDSGYQCAFVAPTEILAVQHARSLVKMLENTDVRVSVLVGSQKQADKQRTLLDLVSGQTDIVVGTHAVIQDSVEFYRLGMVVVDEQHRFGVQQRNKLRESAPVDATPHMMVMTATPIPRTVGMTMFGDLTPITLVGKPGGRGDIETVVVPADKYRWVRRAWERMGEEIKAGGQAYVVAPRIEGHSGVEQWCERIATEELPGCRVAMLHGKMDPADKDQVMQDFAAGKIDVLVATTVIEVGVDVPNASMMMILEAENFGFSQLHQLRGRIGRGRRDSLCLLHTTAAPDSPSFHRLQVVAQSNDGFRLAEEDLKMRTEGDILGQDQSGRSARRASLLDLSTDGEIIESARDYAEALVAYDEQLARSLVVDIEIDDQDYIEKS, via the coding sequence ATGCTGGGATGGCAGGACTCGCGCCCGCTGTCGGTTGCGATCTCCAACGATCGCGCGAAGCGGCTGGCCGATAAACCCGGCATCAAAACTATCGCCGATGCGGTGCTGAACTTCCCCGTCACCTACGCGCGGCTCGGCTCGCCGCAGGGGCTCGACGAGTTGAGGGTGGGGGAGAAGTACACCTGTGCAGGGGAAATCCTCAGCGTAGGGGAGAAAGACAACCACTCCGGGCGGGGCCCCAGAAAATTTTTGGCTTTCACCTTCACCGACGGTGTGCGGACCTTCCGCTCCGCGCTATTTGGGAACGTGGCCTACCACCGGAAGCGCATCAAGAGGGGCTCGATGATGCTGCTGCACGGCAAGCTCTCCGAGTTCAACGGCCAGTGGGAGCTCAAAAACCCCAGCTACGTATCCATCCTGCCCGCCCTGGATGCGGAGTTCGGCATGTTCGGGCCGCTAAAGACAATAGTGGACGTCATGGGCTCCGAGACTGCTGCCCAGGAACTATTGGCCAAGCCGTGGATGGCCGGCTACAAGCGCCGCCCCGGCACCTCCACCGCGGAGATGCTGGGAGTGATGGACCACGTACTGCGGGTAATGGACGACCCCGGCGAGTTCCTGCCCCTGCCGCGCCGCAACCCCGGCGCGCCCGCCTGGCCCACGGATGAAAAAGGCCGCCCCCTGATCAGCTTCGCCGACGCGCTGCGGCACATCCATCAGCCGAGCGAAGCCGGACCCGAACCCGCCCGACGCAGGCTGAAGTTTAACGAGGCGCTAGAACTGCAGCTGGTCATGGCTCTGCGGCGCAATGACGCCACCAAGCGCACCGGCATGGCGCTCGCGCCGGGCGAGAACGTGGAAAAGCTGATTGCGGGGCTGCCGTTCGACCTCAGCGCCGGCCAGAAGATGGCGCTGGAGGACATCGGCTCCCGCTTGGGTGGAACCACCCCGGCGAACCTGCTGCTGCACGGCGAGGTCGGCTCCGGCAAGACGATGGTGGCCTTGATCAGCATGCTGTGGGCCGTGGACTCCGGCTACCAGTGCGCCTTCGTGGCGCCGACGGAGATCCTGGCCGTGCAGCACGCCCGCAGCCTGGTGAAGATGCTGGAGAACACCGACGTGCGGGTATCCGTGCTGGTCGGAAGCCAGAAGCAGGCAGACAAGCAGCGCACGCTCCTGGACCTGGTCTCCGGCCAGACCGACATTGTGGTCGGCACGCACGCGGTGATTCAGGATTCGGTGGAGTTCTACCGCCTGGGCATGGTGGTTGTCGACGAGCAGCACCGCTTCGGCGTGCAGCAACGTAACAAGCTGCGGGAATCCGCACCGGTGGATGCCACTCCGCACATGATGGTCATGACCGCCACCCCGATCCCGCGGACCGTCGGAATGACGATGTTCGGCGACCTGACGCCCATCACACTGGTCGGTAAGCCCGGCGGGCGCGGAGACATCGAGACAGTGGTGGTGCCCGCCGATAAGTACCGCTGGGTGCGGCGCGCATGGGAGCGCATGGGTGAGGAGATCAAGGCCGGCGGCCAGGCCTACGTGGTTGCGCCCCGCATCGAAGGCCACTCCGGCGTGGAACAGTGGTGCGAGCGCATCGCCACCGAGGAACTACCCGGCTGCCGCGTGGCGATGCTGCACGGCAAGATGGACCCCGCTGACAAGGACCAGGTGATGCAGGACTTCGCCGCCGGGAAGATCGACGTGCTGGTCGCTACCACCGTCATCGAGGTCGGTGTGGACGTGCCGAACGCCTCCATGATGATGATCCTGGAGGCCGAGAACTTCGGCTTCTCCCAACTCCACCAACTGCGCGGCCGTATCGGCCGTGGGCGACGGGACTCGCTGTGTCTGCTGCACACCACCGCCGCGCCGGATAGCCCCTCCTTCCACCGCTTGCAGGTGGTTGCGCAAAGCAACGACGGCTTCCGCCTGGCGGAGGAAGACCTGAAGATGCGTACCGAAGGAGACATCCTGGGGCAGGATCAGTCGGGGCGGTCGGCGCGAAGGGCGTCACTACTAGACCTCAGCACCGACGGCGAGATCATCGAATCGGCGCGCGACTACGCAGAGGCACTGGTGGCGTACGACGAGCAGCTGGCACGCTCGCTGGTGGTGGACATCGAGATCGACGACCAGGACTACATCGAGAAGAGCTAG